A portion of the Nitrospira defluvii genome contains these proteins:
- the nusA gene encoding transcription termination factor NusA: MNRELIAVIDEIGRQKGIDKARVIGAIESALQTAAKKRFGQAENIQVEIDSKTGEISVVSKKIIVDTVANPKAEISLKEAREYDEGAEVGDEIGSLIEMDELGRIAAQTAKQVIFQKVREAEWEAVQKEYSTRQGDLVNGIILGMERRNFLVDLGKTEAILPIQEQIPRETYRRGDRVKALLLEVRRTPKDVQVILSRSHPQFVAKLFELEVPEVGEKIVEIKSIVREPGDRTKIAVSSRDKAVDPVGACVGIKGSRVQAVVRELRGEKIDIITWTQDPRVFIAEALNPATIEKVGIDEEKKSALVVVADSQLSLAIGKNGQNVRLAARLTGWKIDIISATEYEKEKAERDRDIKAALAEETEAQRQQDEARAAAQQAE, from the coding sequence ATGAACCGAGAGTTGATCGCCGTCATCGATGAAATCGGCCGTCAAAAAGGAATCGACAAGGCCCGGGTCATTGGCGCGATCGAGTCCGCGCTTCAAACTGCCGCCAAAAAACGATTTGGCCAGGCGGAAAATATTCAGGTGGAAATTGACAGCAAGACCGGAGAAATTTCGGTCGTCTCCAAGAAGATCATCGTCGATACCGTTGCCAATCCAAAGGCTGAAATCTCTCTGAAGGAAGCCCGCGAGTATGACGAAGGTGCAGAAGTGGGCGATGAGATCGGCTCGCTGATCGAGATGGATGAGTTAGGCCGTATCGCGGCTCAGACGGCCAAGCAGGTCATTTTCCAAAAGGTGCGAGAGGCGGAATGGGAAGCCGTTCAAAAGGAGTATTCGACCCGTCAAGGTGACTTGGTCAACGGCATTATTCTGGGCATGGAGCGGCGGAACTTCCTGGTCGATCTCGGCAAGACGGAGGCGATCCTTCCTATTCAGGAACAGATCCCACGCGAAACCTATCGCCGCGGCGATCGCGTGAAGGCCTTGTTGTTGGAAGTGCGCCGGACGCCCAAAGATGTCCAGGTGATTCTCTCGCGCAGTCATCCCCAATTTGTGGCCAAGTTGTTTGAGTTGGAGGTACCGGAAGTCGGGGAGAAAATCGTTGAGATCAAGTCGATCGTGCGTGAGCCTGGTGATCGCACGAAGATCGCCGTGTCGTCGCGTGATAAGGCTGTGGATCCGGTGGGGGCCTGTGTCGGCATCAAGGGGTCGCGAGTCCAGGCGGTGGTCCGCGAGTTGCGTGGAGAAAAGATCGACATTATTACGTGGACGCAGGATCCTCGTGTCTTCATCGCGGAAGCGCTGAACCCGGCGACGATCGAGAAGGTCGGAATCGACGAGGAAAAGAAGTCGGCACTCGTGGTGGTGGCGGATTCGCAGCTGTCATTGGCAATCGGGAAGAACGGGCAGAACGTTCGACTTGCCGCGCGTCTGACTGGTTGGAAGATCGACATCATCAGCGCGACAGAGTACGAGAAGGAAAAGGCTGAGCGGGATCGGGATATTAAGGCGGCCTTAGCGGAAGAGACGGAAGCCCAGCGCCAGCAGGACGAGGCGCGGGCTGCGGCCCAGCAGGCAGAGTAA
- the infB gene encoding translation initiation factor IF-2 → MRVYELAKQLGMENRELIPELKRLGIPVASHSSALDDDSVRVAIEKLSSKARAGETSAGHEGKKAGRAKEHGAVHALVHEEPPKPDKKRILIKKKKEEGAEEAAAPLAAAEAVFAPAASQGAEAAPVAPPVVTAPEVAEAVSSEAAPVDEAVSQPPVAAAVVEAATKPTQPPVVTATPADAAAAAKKKALATEALESEAAAREKLKKAKKAPRTREEDEAKFKNDATRWGDLRAIPVQRREDRSKHIHHASPTEITKPRKKSVKLSAGVSVKEFAELIGQRPADVVRKLMEMGQMVTFNQSINLEAASLIAEEYGAKVEVSTEKAGEALLEEAAQSSGEEHAVPRPPVVTIMGHVDHGKTSLLDAIRQTKVAEGEAGGITQHIGAYMVGVRDKQVTFLDTPGHEAFTAMRARGAKATDIVILVVAADDGVMPQTVEAIHHAKAAGVPLIVAINKVDKPGANVDRVKNALTEHGLVAESWGGDTIMVEVSAKQRTGLDNLLEMILLQAEVLELKADPERMAKGLVIEAKLDRGRGPIATVLVQSGTLHVGDAFVVGNFSGRVRALVTDTGKKTVEAGPSVPVEVIGLPGVPSAGDVFTIVKDERVAREIAQERAMKQRAADLAGPAKVSLDDLFAKIQEGNVKELPIVIKADVQGSAEALAAAVEKMPAGAVKLRVMHTGVGGITETDILLAAASKAIVIGFNIRPEPKAAALAEREGVDVRLYSIIYDALNDIRAAMEGLLEPTLKERVLGRAEVRQMFTIPKAGLVAGCYVVDGAISRASAGVRVIRDSVVVYEGKLGSLRRFKDDVREVQQGYECGITVENFNDLKAGDIIEAFAIDKVAAKLETTNRGAAPQSHRA, encoded by the coding sequence ATGCGCGTGTACGAATTAGCAAAGCAGCTGGGGATGGAAAATCGGGAGCTGATTCCTGAACTGAAACGGCTCGGGATTCCGGTGGCATCCCACAGCAGCGCCTTGGATGACGATTCGGTTCGCGTGGCGATCGAGAAGCTCAGCTCTAAGGCACGAGCCGGAGAAACCTCTGCCGGGCATGAGGGGAAAAAGGCGGGTCGCGCCAAAGAGCATGGGGCCGTACATGCACTGGTGCATGAAGAGCCGCCGAAGCCTGACAAAAAGCGCATCCTCATCAAGAAGAAGAAGGAGGAGGGTGCGGAGGAGGCTGCTGCGCCGCTGGCTGCGGCAGAGGCGGTGTTTGCGCCGGCTGCTTCTCAAGGCGCCGAAGCGGCGCCGGTTGCGCCTCCTGTGGTAACCGCTCCTGAGGTTGCTGAGGCTGTGTCGTCAGAGGCGGCCCCGGTTGACGAAGCTGTCTCGCAACCGCCGGTTGCCGCGGCTGTGGTAGAAGCGGCGACGAAGCCGACCCAGCCTCCTGTGGTCACGGCGACTCCCGCCGATGCGGCGGCAGCTGCGAAAAAGAAGGCTTTAGCAACGGAGGCGCTGGAGAGTGAAGCGGCGGCCCGCGAGAAGCTGAAAAAAGCTAAAAAGGCGCCACGGACGCGGGAAGAAGACGAAGCGAAGTTCAAGAACGACGCCACCCGATGGGGTGATCTGCGGGCGATCCCGGTCCAGCGGCGCGAAGACCGGTCCAAGCATATCCACCATGCCTCGCCGACGGAAATCACAAAGCCGAGAAAGAAAAGCGTGAAATTGAGCGCGGGAGTCAGTGTCAAGGAGTTCGCGGAACTCATCGGTCAGCGACCTGCGGATGTTGTCCGGAAGCTGATGGAGATGGGGCAGATGGTGACGTTCAATCAGTCGATCAATCTCGAGGCGGCCTCATTGATCGCTGAAGAGTACGGGGCGAAGGTGGAAGTATCCACGGAAAAAGCCGGAGAGGCGTTACTGGAAGAGGCTGCGCAATCGTCAGGTGAGGAACATGCCGTACCGCGCCCTCCGGTCGTGACGATCATGGGCCATGTGGATCACGGGAAAACGTCCTTGCTCGATGCAATCCGGCAGACGAAGGTGGCGGAAGGCGAGGCGGGAGGTATCACGCAGCATATCGGCGCCTACATGGTCGGGGTGCGCGACAAGCAGGTCACCTTCCTCGATACTCCCGGCCATGAAGCGTTTACGGCAATGCGTGCTCGTGGCGCCAAAGCGACGGATATTGTGATTCTGGTGGTGGCCGCCGACGATGGTGTGATGCCGCAGACGGTCGAGGCGATTCATCACGCCAAAGCTGCCGGAGTGCCGCTGATCGTCGCCATTAACAAAGTGGACAAGCCGGGGGCGAATGTCGATCGTGTTAAGAATGCGCTGACCGAGCACGGATTGGTCGCGGAGTCTTGGGGCGGCGATACGATCATGGTCGAGGTCTCTGCGAAGCAGCGAACCGGCCTCGATAATCTTTTGGAAATGATTCTCCTGCAGGCGGAAGTGTTGGAATTGAAGGCGGATCCCGAGCGTATGGCGAAGGGGTTAGTGATCGAGGCGAAGCTGGACCGTGGTCGTGGACCGATCGCGACGGTGTTGGTGCAGAGCGGGACCTTGCATGTCGGTGATGCGTTTGTGGTCGGCAATTTCAGCGGCCGTGTTCGTGCTCTCGTCACAGACACAGGGAAAAAGACCGTGGAAGCCGGGCCGTCGGTGCCTGTTGAGGTGATCGGATTGCCGGGAGTGCCGTCCGCCGGTGATGTCTTTACCATTGTGAAGGACGAGCGCGTGGCTCGTGAGATCGCTCAGGAGCGGGCAATGAAACAGCGAGCCGCCGATCTGGCCGGTCCGGCGAAGGTGAGCCTGGATGATCTGTTTGCCAAGATTCAGGAGGGCAACGTCAAGGAGTTGCCGATCGTGATCAAGGCCGACGTGCAGGGCTCTGCGGAGGCCTTGGCGGCTGCGGTGGAGAAGATGCCGGCTGGTGCAGTCAAGCTGCGAGTGATGCACACTGGGGTCGGCGGAATTACGGAAACCGATATTCTTCTGGCGGCGGCGTCCAAGGCCATCGTGATCGGATTCAATATCCGTCCGGAACCGAAGGCGGCGGCGTTGGCCGAGCGTGAAGGCGTTGATGTTCGCCTCTATAGCATCATCTATGACGCGCTGAACGACATCCGCGCGGCGATGGAAGGGCTGCTCGAGCCGACGCTCAAGGAGCGCGTGCTTGGGCGGGCTGAGGTACGGCAGATGTTCACGATTCCGAAGGCTGGCCTGGTGGCCGGCTGCTACGTCGTGGATGGCGCAATTTCCAGGGCCAGTGCGGGGGTGCGCGTCATTCGGGACAGTGTGGTTGTCTATGAAGGCAAGCTGGGCTCGCTCAGGCGCTTCAAGGATGATGTGCGTGAAGTTCAGCAGGGATATGAGTGCGGTATTACGGTTGAAAACTTCAATGACCTTAAGGCCGGGGACATTATCGAGGCGTTTGCGATAGATAAGGTTGCGGCCAAGCTTGAAACGACAAATCGTGGTGCGGCTCCGCAAAGTCACCGGGCATGA
- a CDS encoding DUF503 domain-containing protein, whose translation MIVGLCTVELFIPDGHSLKEKRQVLQSLKARLRDKFNVSVAEVGDQELWQKAILGLACVANESTHVNQVLDQAVNLIQAVPTIQLLRSRIELL comes from the coding sequence ATGATCGTTGGGCTCTGCACGGTCGAATTGTTTATTCCTGATGGCCATTCATTGAAAGAGAAGCGCCAGGTCCTGCAAAGTTTGAAAGCCCGGCTGCGGGATAAATTCAATGTGTCGGTAGCTGAGGTCGGTGATCAGGAGTTGTGGCAGAAGGCCATTCTCGGCTTGGCCTGCGTGGCGAATGAGTCCACGCACGTGAATCAGGTCCTCGACCAAGCGGTGAATTTGATTCAGGCGGTACCCACGATCCAGTTGTTGCGCTCGCGAATCGAATTGCTCTAA
- the rpsO gene encoding 30S ribosomal protein S15, translating into MALVKEVKTELVKNFQQHEKDTGSPEVQIAILTNRITYLTEHFKLHKKDHHSRRGLLTLVGRRRRLLDYLRRIEESRYRAVIERLGIRK; encoded by the coding sequence ATGGCACTGGTAAAAGAAGTGAAAACGGAATTGGTGAAGAACTTCCAGCAGCACGAGAAGGATACCGGATCGCCGGAAGTGCAAATCGCCATTCTCACGAATCGCATCACGTATTTGACGGAACATTTCAAGTTGCACAAGAAGGACCATCATTCGCGGCGTGGATTGTTGACGCTGGTAGGGCGGCGCCGTCGGTTATTGGACTATCTGCGGCGCATCGAAGAGAGTCGCTATCGGGCCGTCATTGAGCGACTGGGCATCCGCAAGTAG
- the pnp gene encoding polyribonucleotide nucleotidyltransferase, with amino-acid sequence MKHVVEIELAGRRLTLETGRIAKQADGAIWATYGDTVVLATAVASQTAKPGVDFLPLTVDYQEKTYAAGKIPGGYFKREGRPSEREVLTSRLIDRPLRPLFPEGYYFETQVITSVLSADKTGVSDVIAIIAASAALSISSIPFNGPIAGVKIGRVNGQLVVNPDLETLESSELQLVVAGTADAVMMVEAGANELSEATMLEAIELAHSEIKKIVAKIEELRALAGKPKRVVTQEPIDAVLAEQVRKLVAGAIREAILIPNKSARQERLDQVLAETLAALKSDEPNRDRHVKIIFHGLEYTEVRNMILEKRVRADGRGPADIRPITCEVGVLPRAHGSAVFTRGETQSLAVVTLGTTDDEQRIDALEGEYMRTFMLHYNFPPFSVGEARPLRSPGRREVGHGALAERALKSIMPGKDKFPYTIRIVSEILESNGSSSMATVCGGTLALLDAGVPIKEPVAGIAMGLIKEGNQVLVLSDILGLEDHLGDMDFKVTGTKNGVTALQMDIKIGGITSELMREALAQAKAGRLHILGCMAQALTAPRTKLSAFAPRIFPMKIKQDKIRDVIGPGGKMIRSIIAETGVKINVEDTGDVTIASSDEASAQKAIDMIKRLTEEVEVGKIYQGTVRKIMDFGAFVEVLPGTDGLVHISQLAHHRVKAVTDEVKEGDQIMVKVLEIDKQGKIRLSRKEAMPAPAGSPATEPTPAG; translated from the coding sequence ATGAAACATGTTGTAGAGATCGAGCTGGCAGGCCGCCGCTTGACGCTGGAAACCGGCCGAATTGCCAAGCAGGCGGACGGTGCGATTTGGGCCACCTACGGCGACACGGTGGTGTTGGCGACGGCGGTTGCGTCCCAGACGGCGAAGCCGGGTGTGGATTTTCTCCCGCTTACGGTGGACTACCAGGAGAAGACCTACGCGGCCGGCAAGATTCCCGGCGGATACTTCAAGCGCGAAGGTCGTCCGTCGGAGCGAGAGGTGTTGACCAGCCGGTTGATTGATCGTCCGCTTCGGCCCCTCTTTCCTGAGGGTTATTATTTTGAAACCCAGGTCATCACCTCCGTGCTGTCGGCAGATAAGACCGGCGTATCCGATGTAATTGCGATCATCGCTGCATCTGCGGCTCTGTCGATTTCGTCAATTCCGTTCAACGGACCGATCGCCGGCGTGAAAATCGGTCGCGTGAATGGGCAGCTGGTGGTCAACCCTGACCTTGAGACGTTGGAATCCAGCGAGCTCCAGCTCGTGGTGGCGGGTACTGCCGATGCCGTGATGATGGTTGAGGCGGGAGCCAATGAGTTGTCGGAAGCGACCATGTTGGAGGCGATCGAACTCGCGCACAGCGAGATTAAGAAAATCGTCGCGAAGATTGAAGAGCTGCGTGCGCTGGCCGGGAAGCCGAAACGGGTTGTCACGCAAGAACCGATCGATGCTGTCTTGGCCGAACAGGTGCGCAAGTTGGTTGCCGGAGCGATTCGTGAAGCGATCCTAATTCCCAATAAGAGCGCCAGACAGGAGCGGTTGGATCAGGTGTTGGCTGAGACGCTCGCGGCGCTGAAGTCGGATGAACCGAATCGGGATCGGCACGTCAAGATCATCTTCCATGGATTGGAGTACACCGAAGTCCGTAACATGATTCTTGAGAAACGGGTTCGCGCGGATGGCCGTGGGCCTGCGGACATTCGTCCGATTACCTGCGAAGTGGGGGTGTTACCGCGCGCACACGGATCGGCGGTGTTTACCCGTGGAGAAACGCAGAGTTTGGCGGTGGTCACGCTGGGGACCACTGACGATGAACAGCGCATTGACGCTCTGGAGGGAGAGTACATGCGCACGTTCATGCTGCATTATAACTTTCCTCCCTTCAGCGTCGGCGAGGCGCGGCCGCTTCGGTCGCCCGGACGCCGTGAAGTGGGGCACGGGGCACTTGCCGAACGTGCGTTGAAGTCGATCATGCCTGGAAAGGATAAATTCCCCTATACCATTCGGATTGTGTCTGAGATTTTGGAGTCCAACGGCTCCTCGTCCATGGCGACGGTGTGCGGAGGTACTCTGGCGCTGTTGGATGCGGGGGTGCCGATCAAAGAGCCGGTGGCCGGCATCGCCATGGGATTGATCAAGGAAGGCAACCAAGTGCTGGTGCTGTCCGATATTCTCGGGCTTGAGGATCACTTGGGTGATATGGACTTCAAGGTGACCGGGACCAAAAACGGTGTCACGGCGCTGCAGATGGACATCAAGATCGGGGGGATCACGTCCGAGCTGATGCGGGAAGCGCTGGCACAGGCGAAGGCGGGTCGGCTCCACATCTTGGGGTGTATGGCTCAGGCCCTGACTGCCCCGCGGACCAAGTTGTCCGCGTTCGCTCCGCGCATTTTCCCGATGAAGATCAAGCAAGACAAGATTCGGGATGTGATCGGGCCGGGTGGCAAAATGATCCGCAGCATCATTGCCGAGACCGGAGTGAAGATCAATGTCGAGGATACGGGCGATGTGACGATTGCGTCGTCGGATGAGGCTTCCGCACAGAAGGCGATCGACATGATCAAGCGTCTGACCGAAGAAGTCGAAGTCGGGAAAATTTATCAGGGCACCGTCAGAAAGATCATGGATTTCGGCGCCTTCGTCGAGGTCCTGCCCGGCACGGACGGATTGGTGCATATCTCTCAGTTGGCGCACCACCGCGTGAAGGCGGTCACCGATGAGGTCAAGGAAGGTGATCAGATCATGGTGAAGGTGCTGGAAATCGACAAGCAGGGGAAAATCCGCCTCAGTCGGAAAGAAGCGATGCCGGCTCCAGCGGGGTCTCCCGCGACCGAACCAACGCCTGCGGGATAA
- the truB gene encoding tRNA pseudouridine(55) synthase TruB codes for MRKLQDGVLNVHKEARWTSHDVVARIRGKLRGIKLGHAGTLDPAATGVLPLLLGRGTRIAEYLLEWDKTYLAEMRLGETTDTQDATGTVLQRLPVDSLSEARLRDVVAAFEGPIQQIPPMYSAVKVGGVPLYKSARAGKDVARQARDVTVYRIEIVSMQLPHVMLRVTCSKGTYIRTLCADIGAQLGTGGHMGSLVRERVGPLVLEQALTVGEVESRLTQGTLEASLLTLDEALFGLPTCMVGAGTARRVLHGMPVPCSEVLGWEGVPTDLPEGTSRAIRIKDEDGRLLAIGTMPAGLRIQGGSAGELPIAVSKVLVTDESQGSSIANSIEE; via the coding sequence GTGAGGAAGCTTCAGGACGGAGTGCTGAATGTCCATAAGGAAGCGAGGTGGACGTCTCACGACGTAGTGGCGCGCATCCGTGGGAAGTTGCGCGGGATCAAGCTTGGACACGCGGGAACGTTGGACCCGGCCGCCACCGGGGTGCTGCCTCTACTTCTGGGTCGCGGGACACGTATCGCAGAATATTTGCTCGAGTGGGATAAGACCTATCTCGCCGAGATGCGACTCGGTGAAACAACCGACACGCAAGATGCCACGGGAACCGTACTTCAGCGCTTACCGGTTGACTCGCTGAGTGAAGCCCGCCTCCGAGACGTGGTGGCCGCGTTTGAGGGGCCTATTCAGCAAATTCCCCCCATGTATTCAGCGGTAAAGGTTGGGGGAGTTCCCCTCTATAAGTCTGCACGAGCCGGCAAAGACGTGGCGCGTCAGGCGCGTGACGTCACTGTTTATCGAATCGAGATTGTGAGTATGCAGCTCCCGCACGTCATGCTTCGCGTGACATGCTCCAAAGGGACGTACATCCGAACGTTGTGCGCGGATATCGGAGCGCAGTTAGGGACGGGTGGTCATATGGGCTCGCTTGTTCGTGAGCGTGTGGGGCCACTCGTGCTGGAGCAGGCGTTGACCGTGGGCGAAGTCGAATCGCGGTTGACGCAGGGAACGTTGGAGGCCTCATTGTTAACGCTGGATGAGGCGTTATTCGGGCTTCCGACGTGCATGGTGGGTGCAGGAACGGCCAGACGCGTGTTGCACGGCATGCCGGTTCCATGTTCGGAAGTGCTGGGCTGGGAAGGGGTGCCTACGGACCTTCCTGAGGGAACCAGTCGTGCGATTCGGATCAAAGACGAAGACGGGCGGTTATTGGCCATCGGCACCATGCCCGCCGGCCTACGAATTCAAGGGGGGAGCGCGGGAGAGCTCCCGATTGCCGTCTCAAAAGTATTGGTCACAGATGAGTCACAAGGGTCAAGTATCGCGAACTCAATAGAGGAGTAG
- a CDS encoding M16 family metallopeptidase, with protein MYRKIVLDNRLRIVAELLPTLKSVTIGIWVNVGSRDERPGEEGLSHFLEHMFFKGTRSRTATQISREIDALGGEMNAFTTRETTTFYVKVLDQQLEAALELLSDLFYRSRFEPKEVEKEKQVVLEEIRMVQDDPEDLVQELHMKHTLGSHPLGRPILGQAPRIQALGRKDLVSYVGSHYDPERTVIAVAGNFTWKRLESLLARYFSASHKGVAVKPSRRPPEVRGGVLVKRKSLEQVHLCLGLQGLSAGHKDRYAAHALNGVLGGSVSSRLFQEVREKRGLVYSIYSFLSTYSDGGMTTVYAGTRPKEVERVVEVVCRELKKLRTNGIDAKDLARVKNQMKGSLMLSLESSHSRMSKLAKDELTQGSHVSLEQMIGEIDRVTTDQVYRVAQTLLDQRCLAITALGPIPANSLQAFAS; from the coding sequence GTGTATCGAAAGATCGTGCTCGACAACCGGCTGCGCATCGTGGCCGAACTGCTTCCGACCTTGAAATCCGTCACCATCGGGATCTGGGTGAACGTCGGATCACGCGATGAGCGACCGGGTGAAGAGGGGTTGTCCCACTTTCTCGAACACATGTTTTTCAAGGGGACACGGAGCCGAACGGCCACGCAGATCTCCCGCGAAATTGATGCGCTCGGTGGGGAGATGAATGCCTTTACCACCCGGGAGACGACGACCTTTTACGTCAAGGTGCTGGATCAGCAATTGGAGGCGGCCCTGGAGCTGCTCTCCGATTTGTTCTACCGCTCCCGGTTTGAGCCTAAGGAAGTCGAGAAAGAAAAGCAGGTGGTCTTGGAGGAGATCCGGATGGTTCAGGATGATCCGGAGGACCTTGTCCAAGAACTCCATATGAAGCACACGCTCGGCAGTCACCCGTTGGGAAGACCCATCCTCGGGCAGGCACCAAGGATTCAGGCATTGGGGCGCAAAGACCTCGTGTCGTATGTCGGCTCCCATTACGACCCTGAGCGCACGGTGATCGCAGTGGCAGGCAATTTTACGTGGAAGCGCCTTGAGTCACTGTTGGCTCGCTATTTTTCCGCATCCCACAAGGGCGTGGCGGTCAAGCCAAGCCGTCGTCCGCCGGAAGTTCGTGGGGGGGTGCTGGTAAAACGGAAATCGCTCGAACAGGTGCATTTGTGTTTAGGGCTCCAGGGATTGAGCGCCGGGCACAAGGATCGGTACGCCGCGCACGCGTTGAACGGTGTGCTCGGTGGAAGCGTGAGTTCACGCCTGTTTCAAGAGGTGCGGGAGAAGCGCGGGCTGGTCTACTCAATCTATTCGTTCTTATCCACATACTCGGATGGAGGTATGACCACAGTCTATGCCGGCACGCGCCCGAAGGAAGTGGAGCGTGTGGTAGAAGTCGTGTGCCGTGAACTGAAGAAACTTCGTACGAACGGCATTGATGCGAAAGACCTGGCCCGAGTGAAGAATCAAATGAAGGGCAGTCTTATGCTCAGTCTCGAAAGTTCTCATAGTCGGATGAGTAAGTTGGCAAAGGACGAGTTGACGCAGGGGAGCCATGTTTCCCTCGAACAGATGATCGGGGAAATTGATCGAGTCACAACAGACCAAGTCTATCGAGTGGCGCAAACTCTCTTAGATCAACGGTGTCTTGCCATCACGGCACTTGGGCCGATCCCGGCGAATAGTCTTCAGGCATTTGCCTCATAA
- the rbfA gene encoding 30S ribosome-binding factor RbfA, producing MSKSTYSRADRVADQIRMEVADILMRKIKDPRVRSVTVTDVELTKDLRIARVFVTTMEQNKDERHVFDGLAKASGFVRAELGRRLALRYLPEVIFMKDVSGARADRVLKLLDGLQRDEAKDEVLMESPRTDV from the coding sequence ATGTCAAAGTCGACATATAGCCGAGCCGATCGGGTGGCCGATCAGATTCGCATGGAAGTGGCTGACATCCTGATGCGGAAGATCAAAGATCCGCGTGTGAGGTCCGTGACCGTGACGGATGTCGAGTTGACGAAGGATTTGCGCATCGCGCGCGTCTTCGTGACGACGATGGAGCAAAACAAGGACGAACGGCACGTATTCGACGGGTTGGCGAAGGCGAGCGGGTTTGTGCGGGCGGAATTAGGCCGACGCCTGGCGTTGCGGTATCTGCCGGAAGTGATCTTCATGAAGGATGTCAGCGGCGCACGGGCGGATCGGGTGCTGAAGCTATTGGATGGATTGCAGCGTGACGAGGCGAAGGATGAGGTGCTCATGGAATCCCCTCGCACCGATGTCTAG